GTTCTGGGCAATGACCGTTTCCTGGGTTGCGCGGTCCGCAAAATACAAAGGCAAACGGCCGAGGATGATGATGAGAATCGGAGCCGTTGCCCAGGAGTACATCCCCTCTGCCACATTAAAGAAGTATTTGAACTTCTTGAAGAAACTGATTTTTTTGTTGTTCCAGAAGTGCCACGCCATGTACGGGAAGTGCTCAATGCCCCAGGCCCACCTGCGCTGCTGGCGGTACACGGCCACAAGGGATCCCAAGAACGAGCCGGTTTCCACCGTGTCCATGGACACGGGCACGTACAAAGGGGTGACGGTGTAGTTTCCGTGGTAGTGCAGAAAGCACTGCAGGAAAATGCGCGAATCCTCGGTCACGAGGTCCGGCTCCCAGAACCCCACGACCACGAGCGTCTTCCAGCTCATGCTGTGCGAGGAGAACGTAAACAGCCGGTCCGGCCGCGAGAGGTCAGTAAGGAGCCAGAACGTGGTGCCGTTTGAAATAGTGCGCGTGATGGGGTTGGACTGCCAGATATTGTTGTTGAACAGGGCAACCGGCTGAAAACTCGTATTATGGGGCTTCTCGTGGGCTAAAAATTTGTACGTCAAATTGCCGAAGTATTCTTTGTGGACGATGGTATCAATATCAAACGCTGATACGATAATGCGTTCGTACGGGATAGCGAGCTTGTCAATTTGAATTTTCGCCTGTTTGGCGGCCCACACGTCATTGGAGCCCTTGCCCGGCTGTTCGCCCGGAAGCCCTTTTGGGTGCACCGTAACCCAAAATTTGAAAAATTTGGACCCGTATTTTTGGCGGATTTGCTCGGCAATCGCAAGGCCGTTTTCCTTGTCTCCTTCTTCAATGCCGAGTACCACCATGAACTTTTCCGTGTGATAATTGCTTTCAGCCAGGCCCTTGAACGTAGTGTCAATGACCCCGAAAGATTCCTGGTATGTAGGAAGGAAAATCAAATGGTACAGATCATTCCAATGAGACTGCATCCCGTCGCGCGAAACCGCGTTCTCGCGCTTGAGCAGGGCGAGCCAATCCACGGCTGTGTCGCGGCGGTAGTTTCGGTACGAGTTGAATAAATACACGAGCCAGTAGATCGCCTTGACGAGCCAGTACAAATCAAACAGAATGATGACGTAAATCGCGGCCAGGGGCGCAAAATACGAGAGTACGACAGAGCCGATCAAAGTCACCCACACCAGGGTTGCGGGTATGGTTTCCAGGAGGCGGTACAAAGGCTTATGGGAGAGTCTGGGCATATACGATACGAGTGGAATGATATTTGATGCGTATACGATGCAAGGCGCCCGCGCTCCCAGGCATCGTATACCAGGCAGAGCGTATCGTATACGATTCTACTCTAATTTAGCCAGCAGGCCTTTTGTTTTTACGTTGCTGAACATACGCCCGAAAAACCACGCGCCGAACAGGAGATAGGCAGCATCAAGGCCTGCTGCCCGCCAGAGCGCATCCAGGGGGAGAACGCCGGTTGCAAGCACTTCGCGCATGCCCTCAAAAATATGCGTGAGCGGGAACGCGAGCGCTATGGGTTGAATCCACTCGGGCAGGATTGAGAGCGGATAAAATACCGCCACAATGGGCTGGAGCACGAAGCTCGCGCCGAACGCCAGAACCTGGGCGTCCGTGCCGAACCTGAACACCACGCCCGTAATGAACAAGCCCAAGGCCCAGGCGAAAATCAAGAGCAGGCCGGTAAACGGGATCAGCGAAAATCCGAGCGTAAAGATGTTGAAGCCGTATAAAACGGCGCTTAATGCGCCCATCACCGCGAGCGTGATAGCTACCTTGATGATGCCCACCAGAATTGACGCGATGATGAACTCCGCGTTGGTCATGGGAGACACGTACAAATTTACGATGGAGCGGCTCCAGATGTCCTGCAGGTAGGAGATAGCAATGTCCTGCTGGGCGCGCTGGAACAGCATCCACAGCGTAATGCCCCCGAGGAATACGGCAACTATGGAAGCTCCCCCGGACTCAAATGCCCCTTTTTGCAGGTACACGGTGATGAACCCCCACACCGCGAGCGTTACCACGGGCCAGTACAGAATATCAAGCCACCTCGGAACTGACTTTTTCCAAAAGTAGAGGTGGTGCAGGATGATTGCGTTGATGCGGTGCAGTTTCATATCACTTTTTTACCGCGCCTTCGCGGGCGATTTTTAAGAATACGTCCTCCAAATCCGGCTCAGTAATGCTTATGTCCATGATGCGGTACCCTGCCTGGTATATCTTTCCCAAAATACCCGGGATTTCCTCGTTTTCGGCAGTGATGTGCAGGGTGTGGTCTGAAACTTTTCCCTTGATCTTGCGCTCCTCCAAAAACGCGGATAGGCCCTCGGGAACGCGTTCAAATGTCACGGCTAAGTCATGGTTCGGGATGAGGCTGGTGAGTTTTTTGGGGGTGTCGTTCGCCACGATTTCCCCGTGCGAGAGGAAGATGACGCGGCTGCACATGGCTTCAATCTCGGCCATGTTGTGCGACGTGTAAAGCATGGAAATGTTGCGGGTCCGGTGGATCTCTTTGAGGATTTCCCGGATCTTTTCCGCAATGTCCGGGTCCAGGCTGGAGGTTGGCTCATCCAAGAGCAGGAGCTCGGGGTCGTTGAGCAGGGCTTTTGCCACCATCACGCGCGTGAGCTGGCCGGATGACAAGGTCACCGCCTTTTTATCCTTAAGGCCGTACGCCTCAAACTCTTTGAGTAGCTTGGTGATGCGCTCTGTCCCTTTTACCCCGTAGAGCATGGCAAACACCTTGAGATTTTCCCACACAGTCAAAGATCCGAACAAATACACGTACGCGGATGTAAAGTTCATGCGCTGGAGAACAGCTTCGCGGTTTGCGAACGCATCCATGCCAAAGAGCTTTACCTCGCCCGCATTCGGGGTGATGATCTGCAAGAGAATCTGGATGGTGGTGGTCTTGCCTGCTCCGTTCGGCCCTAAAAACCCGAGTATTTCACCCTTTCCTATAGAAAAAGAAATGCCCTTGAGGGCATCAAATGCGCCGTATGATTTTTTGAGGCCGCTCACCTCTAAAATATTCATGCATGCCAGTATATCACAAAAATGGCTATAAATCAAACAAATTTTTATTGCAGAATCTGGAGCGCCGGGCCGAGCGGAATCGCGTCAAGTTCGTTCTGGGGCACAGTGCGCACGTTTTCCCACTTGTAAAGCAGGGCCTCAAAGTCTTGGGCCGAAACAATGGGCCGCTTTTTGCCGTCTGATACCGCGTACACGCTTGAAGAATCGCCCTTCACCAAGGCGCCGTCTTGAATCGCCCGCGGCATTGACGCGGCATCTCCGCGGTATGCCGCGTCAGCGTTCGTGATGTACGCGCTCACCGGATATGCCGCGAGAAAACCCTCCTCCACCTCAACCACGCTGGAAAAGCTCAAGCCAGCCGCAAGGAAAACCTCTTCCGAGATAATCGGCTGAAGGCTTCCGGCCGCGTTCACGCGGTACACGGCCGGGCTGCCCATTTCTTTCACTAAGGCGCCTGCGGCAAATGGAACATCAGCCCCCTGCGCATAGAGCTCAAGCTGGCGGCTGGAAGGCAGATTGATAATGTCATTCCAGTTGAACTGCGACTCAAAAATGGCGGCTGAACGGATGAGGCGCTTTTCATCACCCGCAATATACCACACTGCGGACGAGCCCGGAGCCTTGAGCAGGGTTCCGTTCGGGTACGCGCCCACGGTTGAACCCAGGACCTGGCCTTCGGTTTCAGCCGGCGGTTGCGCGCCTGTGGTCAGTTCTCCGGTGGACGGATTATAGGTCTGGTATGTGGTTGGCGCGCTTTGGCCGCTACCTCCCCCGCCGCCCGAAACAGGGGAAGTGATCACGGCATTCTGCTGGGTCTGCGCAGACGCTTGATTGCTTGAAAGAGAGCAGTTAGCCGCGGCATCGCAGATGTAGATGACTGCGTAGTAGTTGGTTCCCGCGGAAAGGCTTGAAAGCGCGAGCGCGCCAGCGCTTGAGGCGCCCAGGCTTGAGTAGCCGGACGTGTTCTTGTCAATCAAGGTTCCGTTTGCGCTGGTGACGCCGCTTGAGGTTGACCAATAAAACTTGTAGGTTGAAAAATCAGACGCGCTGTACGTCGGAGTCCAGCTGAAGTTGGCTTGGGTCTGGCCGCTTGAGCTGGCCGCGAGCGTCGCGATTGCCGGTGACGGGACAAGCGTGTCTATGGTGAACGTTCCATTGCTGGTTGACGAGAGCGTGAGGCCCGCGTAATCGGTTGCAGCGCTGACGGTTATTGTTGCGCTTCCGTCAAGGTATGCGGACGCATCATCAAGATTCACGGTGTAGGCGTAGGTCCACGCGGTCCGGTCAGTTCCTGAAAGCGTCAGATTCGTTGCGCCAATGTCCGTGGTTCCCTGCTGGTTGATGGCAATCTGCGGGGTTGCGGCTGTGGTAATGGGTTCGTTAAATGTAACCGTGACAGTCAGCGCTCCGGCTTTGGCGGAAGTGACTGCGGCGCTATTTTGAGTGTACGTGACGGTTGCGGTGGGCTGGGTTGTATCTTTGGTCCAGGTGTTCAGGCTGGTCCGGCTGCCTTGGTTGGAAAGCGGGTTGCCGGAGGTATCATAAATGCCGCTGCCCGCGATGTGCGCATACAGAGTATTTACGGACTGGCCCCAGGTTGAGATGGTGTTGATGTCCGCCTGTGCGAGCGTAAACGTAACTGTTGCGCTGTCAGTTGTGGAAACCGTTGCATTGTCCAAGGTCAGGCTGTTTCCGCCGCTGGATGCATCCGCGAGCGTGATTTTGGTCTTGTCGGTTGCGGACACATCAATGGTTTCGTCAAAATTGA
This sequence is a window from Parcubacteria group bacterium. Protein-coding genes within it:
- a CDS encoding glycosyltransferase family 2 protein → MPRLSHKPLYRLLETIPATLVWVTLIGSVVLSYFAPLAAIYVIILFDLYWLVKAIYWLVYLFNSYRNYRRDTAVDWLALLKRENAVSRDGMQSHWNDLYHLIFLPTYQESFGVIDTTFKGLAESNYHTEKFMVVLGIEEGDKENGLAIAEQIRQKYGSKFFKFWVTVHPKGLPGEQPGKGSNDVWAAKQAKIQIDKLAIPYERIIVSAFDIDTIVHKEYFGNLTYKFLAHEKPHNTSFQPVALFNNNIWQSNPITRTISNGTTFWLLTDLSRPDRLFTFSSHSMSWKTLVVVGFWEPDLVTEDSRIFLQCFLHYHGNYTVTPLYVPVSMDTVETGSFLGSLVAVYRQQRRWAWGIEHFPYMAWHFWNNKKISFFKKFKYFFNVAEGMYSWATAPILIIILGRLPLYFADRATQETVIAQNAPLVLDWLLTAALAGLFATAILSVVFLPPAPKGEKYRYAMMLLQWVLFPVNMILFGSIPAIDAQTRLATGKYLGFNVTKKNR
- a CDS encoding ABC transporter ATP-binding protein encodes the protein MNILEVSGLKKSYGAFDALKGISFSIGKGEILGFLGPNGAGKTTTIQILLQIITPNAGEVKLFGMDAFANREAVLQRMNFTSAYVYLFGSLTVWENLKVFAMLYGVKGTERITKLLKEFEAYGLKDKKAVTLSSGQLTRVMVAKALLNDPELLLLDEPTSSLDPDIAEKIREILKEIHRTRNISMLYTSHNMAEIEAMCSRVIFLSHGEIVANDTPKKLTSLIPNHDLAVTFERVPEGLSAFLEERKIKGKVSDHTLHITAENEEIPGILGKIYQAGYRIMDISITEPDLEDVFLKIAREGAVKK
- a CDS encoding ABC transporter permease; translated protein: MKLHRINAIILHHLYFWKKSVPRWLDILYWPVVTLAVWGFITVYLQKGAFESGGASIVAVFLGGITLWMLFQRAQQDIAISYLQDIWSRSIVNLYVSPMTNAEFIIASILVGIIKVAITLAVMGALSAVLYGFNIFTLGFSLIPFTGLLLIFAWALGLFITGVVFRFGTDAQVLAFGASFVLQPIVAVFYPLSILPEWIQPIALAFPLTHIFEGMREVLATGVLPLDALWRAAGLDAAYLLFGAWFFGRMFSNVKTKGLLAKLE